CCCCTGGTGAACCAGCATCTGCGCCGCCATTTGGCTCCTTCCACCCACGGCGCAATAGACAAGGATCGGCTTCGTGGGATCCAGTGCATCCAGTGAATCCGCCAGGCTGGGCAAAGGCATCAACCTGGCGCCGGGAAGATGGGCTTCTTCATACTCGACAGGCTGGCGCACATCCAGCAGGATGTATGTCCCCTCCTTGTTTTTTTCCATGAATTCCCTGGCATCATCGGGAAACATGCTGCCGGGGCGGTCTGGATCTTTTCTCCTCTGCATTCCATTTCTCCTCATTTCCCGAAGCGGACATCAATCACCTTTGAGGCCTTTCAAAAAAGCGAGCACATTCTGCCCGAGCACTTCGTGATTGTACCCCCCTTCGAGGACCGCAAAACACCCCGCGCCCAGCTTCCTGCATCGTTCCAGAACCATGCGCCCCATGGTCCGGTAGTCTTCCGTAAGCAGTACCCGCCCCCAATCTTCCACATGATTGTCGAACCCGGCGGACACGCCGATGATATCCACCTCTACCGACGCAAGCTTTCTTGCAACTTCATCGAGGTAGATCAGCCGGTCATCCGAATCGGGATTATGAATAGTCACATAACCCTTATGCTCTAAAATGGAAACAGTGCCGTCGCCGTAATGCATGTCGAAGTCCAGGATATGGGCAGTCTTTATGAGGCCGTTTCGTTTCAGATGTTCCAGGGCAATGGCCATATTGTTGAAATAGCAGAATCCCCAGGAACTGTCCGCCGATGCATGGTGCCCCGGAGGACGCACCAGGGCGAAACAGGGTTCCGAGAGTCCCTTCTCTGCGGCCTGAACGGCCCCGCCTGCAGCCAATGCAGCGATGTTGTACAATCTTCTGCGCTCCACACTCTGCACATGCCCTTTCGTATGAACAGCAAGAATGTCGTCATATCCTGCGGGGAAGGCTTCTTCAAAGACGACTTCCCCCTCGACGGCTTTCAAGATGCATTCAATCCGCCCCGGCGCCGCCGCAGGATCCATCGTATATTCTTCAAGGAAATCCTGGTGTGTTATGACCTGCATATCCCCTCCTTTTGAAGATCTTCAATGCATCCGGCCTTGCCACCACATGGTTCCCATTCCAAAAAAGCCTTGAAAGAATGCCATGATCAATGTACCGATCAAAGCCAAGACGATGAAGGCCGGAATGGACGCGATCACCCACTTCACCATAAATATCACCATGGACCAGAATTTCATTTTAATATCTACAACAACCACTTCTGTGACATTTTGCGAATTCATTCCATCTCCCCCCTTTCATTTGATCCAATGATCCAAATGTTGGAAACTCTAATTTTTCGCAGCCATAAGATTGAATCGCATGAGTAAGGTTAATGATCTTAAAGGGCAAATACAAGATTTTAGAGGAGAATACAAAACTTGCAAGAATGAAGATCTATCGCAGTCATTGTGGACATGAACCGAGGAGAAAGATATTGCGAGTTTCCCGATTCTTTCATATTACATAGACAATGCGACATTGTCACATTAACCGCAGAGACACGGAGAGCACAAAGATTTCTTTTGAAGGTCCTTCTCTGTGCCCTCTGTGTCTCCGTGATTCGGATGAAATCCGACAATGTCAAGAAAAAATGAGGGAGAAAGGGCGATAGCCTGTTCCCCAATGATTGCGCTGAAAGGATGATACGATGCCAAAGGATGACAGACCAAACACGCCTGTTGAGAACGCACGACAAGGAGAAAAACGGCACCACTTCCGCGTGGACGATTTCTTGCCAGTGACCCTCAAGAAGGTTTCGGGCGACTGCTCCTGCATGAAAGCAAGAATAATTTCCGGTTTTCGCTCGGGATCGGATGCATCGACAGCCTATGACGACATGCTGCAAGACTCAGTGAATCCCAAAATATGGAAAATGCTTGTAGAGATCAACACCAAGTTGAATCTTATACTGGATCAATTCTGTCTGGAGAGGGAGGGATTGAATAAGGTGGAACGGCAAGTGGTCTCTCTCAGCGCTTCGGGCCTGAGAACCAAGGCATCTGAGCGTTTTGAAATTGGGGATTTCGTTGAAATCGGAATATATCTCCCAACGAATGTTCCATTGTGGATTGCAGTGTATGGTAAGGTCATGAGGAATAAAGAAATCTCCCCAAACGAGTACGAAGTGGCCGTACGCTTCTGCGAAATGGACGAAGAAATAAGAGATAAAATTTTTCAATACACTCTCAAGCGGCAGAGAGAAATCATCAGAACACGAGACCTGGAATGCATGTGACGGCACAGGGAAGGAGCATGTCCCTGGCTAAGTTACAGATCCCGTGATTCCTTCTTTCCCTCAAACTATAGATTGAAACCCCAAGCGATGATTGACAAAAGAGCAAGTCGTCTCCCGTTTCCAAGAAGACCAACCTCCGGGAATATCTCCTTGACTATTCGACGCAAAACAGATACGCGGCATTGACTTTCAGACCGTCTTTGATTCACGAAGCGATCGAAATGACGAGTCGCCGTTGCGCGGCCAATCATCAACCGCAGGCGTTTTTCCTGACACACCCTGGAAAGAAACGGCGTCGGACAGGGTGCCATGATTTGATATTTTTGTTATTTTAGCAGACTGATTTTATGCCTGGCGGGTTTGAATTCTTTTCGCTATTCATTCAAAAGCCCATAAGGTTCATTCAGGTTCATTTCAAATGCATCATCACCGAGGAGGATTTCAGATCCCATGAGCAACGAACCAAACAAGGTCATCTACTCCATGATTGGAGTGAGCAAGTATTACGATAAGAAACCGGTCCTTAAAGACATCTACCTGTCCTATTTTTATGGCGCCAAGATCGGCGTTCTCGGACTCAATGGTTCAGGAAAGAGTTCCCTGCTTCGGATTCTTGCGGGAGTCGACAAGGAATTCAACGGAAAAACCGTGATCTCGCCGGGCTATACAGTAGGTTACCTGGAGCAGGAACCACAGCTCGACCCATCCAGAACCGTCAGGGAAATCGTCGAAGAGGGTGTCCAGGAAACCGTTGACCTGATGAAAGAATACAACCTCATCAACGAAAAATTTGCCGAACCCATGTCCGATGAGGAAATGGACAGGCTCATTCAGAAGCAGGGTGAAGTGCAGGAAAAACTCGACGCTCTCGATGCGTGGGATTTGGATTCCCGTCTTGAAATGGCTATGGATGCCTTGCGTTGTCCTCCCGGAGATACTCCTGTAAAAGTCCTTTCGGGTGGGGAAAAGAGACGAGTCGCCCTCTGCCGGCTTCTCCTGAAAAAGCCGGACATTCTGCTCCTGGACGAACCCACCAACCACCTGGACGCCGAATCGGTGGCGTGGCTGGAACACCACCTTCAGCGGTACGAAGGAACCATCATTGCCGTGACCCACGACCGGTATTTCCTGGACAATGTCGCCGGATGGATTCTCGAACTCGACCGGGGTCAGGGGATCCCCTGGCAGGGCAACTATTCTTCCTGGCTGGAACAGAAGCAAGCCCGCCTGCAACAGGAGGAAAAAGTCGAAAGCGAGCGTCAGAAGACTCTGAAACGCGAACTCGAATGGATTCGAATGTCCCCGAAGGGCCGCCACGCCAAGGCCAAGGCGCGCATCAAGTCCTATGAGGAACTTCTCGGACAGGAAGGCGAAAAACGTTCCAAGGACCTTGAAATCTACATCCCCCCTGGGCCGCGGCTGGGGAAAATGGTCATCGAAGTGGAAAACGTCAGCAAGGCATTCGGAAATACGCTCCTCATGGAAGGATTGACTTTCAACCTCCCTCCCGGAGGTATTGTAGGGGTCATCGGCCCCAACGGCGCCGGCAAGACCACTCTTTTTCGTATGATCACCGGCCAGGAGCAGCCCGATTCAGGAACTTTCCGGATCGGCGATTCAGTGAAACTCGCTTATGTGGATCAAAGCCGCGAGGCGCTCAATCCGGAAAAAAGCACCTGGGAAGCGATCGCGGACGGCGAAGACACCATTCAGCTCGGAAGCAGGCAGGTCAATGCCCGCGCCTATGCAGCCCGGTTCAACTTCTCCGGAGCCGATCAGCAGAAGAAGGTAGGCATGTTGTCGGGTGGGGAACGCAACCGGGTCCATCTGGCTCGAATGCTCAAGTCCGGCGCCAATGTGCTCCTTCTGGACGAACCGACCAACGATCTGGACGTAAACACTATGCGGGCATTGGAAGAAGCCCTCGAGAACTTCGCCGGATGCGCCGTTGTGATCAGCCACGATCGCTGGTTTCTGGATAGAATCGCCACTCACATCCTGGCCTTTGAAGGCGACAGCAAAGTAGTTTGGTTTGATGGGAATTATTCCGAATACGAAGCCGACCGTAAGGCGCGCCTGGGCGCTGCCGCCGAACAGCCTCACCGCATCAAATACCGCCAGATGACGAGAGATTAGGTCAATCATGAACGAGGGCATCATGTCAAATCACGAATGGGTAAAAGAATTTCCGGGTACCATCACCGTTTGCGACTCCGAAGGCATCATTCTGGAGATGAACGATGCGGCAATAGAAGCCTTCAAGAAAAATGGAGGGGAAAAGCTCATCGGCACCAATCTGCTGGACTGCCACCCGGAACCCGCAAGGTCAAAACTCAAGAAACTCCTGGCCACACAAAGGGAAAACACCTACACCATCGAAAAAAACGGTGTAAAGAAATTCATCCATCAGGTTCCATGGTATGAAAATGGCGAATACCGCGGCTTTGTGGAATTCTCTTTAAAAATCCCCGCCCAGATTCCCCATTTCGTAAGGGACAACACCTGAACCATTTTCAGAGAAAGCACAGAAGATTTCCATCAGAAACAGGCAGATTGACGTCAGGTTAAGCATAAAATTGCTCTCGAAGGTTCAAATCCCCCTCTCGAGGGGGATTAAGGGGGGGCCAAGGTCCACAGGAGGTTTCCGGATAGGTTTCTAACTTGAAATTGTCGGATTTCATCCGAACCACGGAGAAAGACTTTCAGATGAAATCCTTGTATTCTCCATATCTGTGAGGTGAATATGACAATGTCATATTAGTCTGAAAGGAGTAATGCGAGGCAGCCTGCAAGCACGGCTACAGATTCAATTCATCCCCCGGTTCCGGGAGCAATACCTGAATATCCTCGATCCCCTTCAGCAGATTCAGGATGTCCGAGAAACGCTCTTTTCTTTCGTCGCGCTGCAGATGCACGAGGGCGAGGGATGCAGCGCGGGCTCGGCGGGAAAAATCGATGCATTCCCTCACAGTCCCATGTCCGGGGGTCACCCCCTCCATGCGGAAGGCCTCGTGAATCACGAGGTCGCATCCCTCCGCCAGCGCAGCCGTTTCAGGAGTCGGCAGACCATCGCCGCTATAGAAAACGGAATGCGCTCCATCTTCTATGCGTACTGCCAGGTCCCTCTGACCGTGGCCGTTGAGTGCAAATTGCCATTTGAGTCCCACGGCAAGGATTTCACGAGTCGGTTCCGCTGTGATGAACTCCAGGGGATACATGAGTTTTTGCAGGAAATGGGGATAAGCAAGTTCCATGGTCCGGCGTACCATATCTTCGACTCCCGACTGCCCCAAAATCGTCAAAGGCTTTTCGCGCTTTGTTTCCCAGAATCTCAGGAGCAGAGCCGGTACCCCGAAAAAATGGTCTCCATGAAAGTGTGAAATCCAAAGGGCATCCAGATCATCCGGGTTCGTCGTCTGCCGCCAGTAAAGCGAAGGCACGGTGAATCCGCAGTCCAGCAAAACAGAGCGTTGCAGACCGTCCGTTTCCGTCCGTAACCAAATGGAGGTATTGGCGTATCTTTCGTCACAAGCTTCGCCGACTCCCAAAAAAACAACCCTCATGCTATCGTTCCTTTCATGGCTGTAAAAATTTCAAATGAGAGCAGCAATTCTCATTTTTGACGGCCTTCACGGTGTTGTCACTTCAGACATCCCCTTTTAAAAATTATCACAAAATTCGCTCACACTGCCACCTTGGCGAAGCCAGTGTCCAGCCCTGCCGGGAATGCCTGGATCCGGTTTTCACCGGAATGACGATCGAGGGTATTCGGATCGTTTTGAGATAGTTTCTTAATCCCTCCTCATAAGGAGGGTGACTTTACTCCAGGAATTTTGCCCTCGAGAAGAGCATGGAAGGTGTCCACTTTTCATAATGAGAATTGCTGGAGAGAGGGCATGAAGCCTTGAAACCGTCATCGATCTATAGAATAATAAAATCGTAATGCCTTTGGAAGGACAGAGTTGAAAAGGATCGGGGCTATAAAAAATCAAATCATTCCTAAACTCCTCATATACCCCCTTTTCCTTCAGACACCTCAGCCGGGATGCAGGACAGTATCCCGGCTTCGCATGGAAATCCAACGGCTTCTGAACTCATTTTTGAACAATCACTCAAACGGTTGGAGGAATAGATGACCATCACTCACGGCTTTGAACTGGTGCGTGAAGAAAACATAGAAGAGTTGAAAACTCGGGCCAGACTTTATCGCCACATCCAAACGGGAGCGGAACTCCTTTCTCTTTCAAATGACGATGAAAACAAAGTCTTTGGAATCAGCTTCCGCACTCCCCCAAAAGACTCTACCGGTGTGGCGCACATACTGGAACATTCCGTACTTTGCGGTTCACGCAAGTACCCTGTCAAAGAGCCTTTTGTGGAGCTTCTGAAAGGTTCGCTCAAGACATTTCTGAACGCCTTCACCTATCCCGACAAAACCTGCTATCCCGTAGCCAGCCAGAATGTTCAGGATTTTTATAATCTCGTGGACGTCTATCTGGACGCGGTCTTTTATCCGAGGATCACCCCCTTCGTTCTTCAGCAGGAAGGCTGGCACCTGGAACTGGAAAACCCCGACCTTCCTCTTACCTATAAAGGCGTCGTCTACAATGAAATGAAGGGGGCCTACTCCTCACCGGACAATGTGCTCGCCGAATTTTCTCAGCAATCCATTTTTCCCGATAATACCTACGGGTTGGATTCAGGTGGAAACCCGAAGGAGATTCCCAATCTCACCTTCGAACAATTCAAGGAATTTCATGAAAAATATTACCACCCGTCCAATGCCCGCATTTTCTTTTGCGGGGACGACGATCCGGACGAACGGCTGCGTTTGGTGAACGAATATCTCAAGGAGTTTCAGAAGATCGCCCCCGACTCCCAGGTTCAACTACAGCGGCCTTTCGACGCTCCTCGACGCATCGTTCGTTCTTTCGCCTCCGGTAGAGAGGATTCCGCCGGCGGTGAAGCCGCTTCCAAGGGAATGATTACCGTCAACTGGCTGCTCCCCGAGACGACGGACCCGGAATTGAATCTCAGCTTTCAGATCCTGCAGTACGTCCTTCTAGGAATGCCGGGTTCCCCTCTGCGTAAAGCACTCATCGACTCGGGCCTCGGCGACGACCTGGCCGGTGTCGGGCTGGAAAGCGATCTGCGCCAGATGTATTTCTCTACGGGGCTAAAGGGGATTGCCATTGAGAATGCAGACCGCATCGAAGCTCTGATCCTGGACACTCTGTCAAGGATGGCAAAAGACGGCATTGATCGCCAAACGATCGAGGCCGCACTCAATACCATCGAATTTCGCCTCCGAGAAAACAACACGGGAAGCTTCCCAAGGGGCCTCGTTCTGATGCTTCGGTCCCTTACCACATGGCTTTATGACGGCAATCCTTTCTCCTTGCTGGCCTTTGAAGCTCCCCTCGCCGCGGTAAAATCCCGTTTGAAGTCCGGCGCTCCCTATTTCGAAAAGCTTATCGAGGAATATTTTCTGAACAATTCTCACCGCACCACGCTGGTTCTGACCCCCGACCCCAAGCTGGCGGAAAAGGAAGAGGCAGACGAACGCGCCCGGCTTGCAGCCATTCGGGAATCCATGACATCCGAACAATTGAAGAACGTCGTTGAAAACACACACGCACTGCAAAGGCTGCAGGAGACTCCGGATCCACCCGAAGCCCTGGCCACGATCCCGACGCTCAAGATTTCCGATCTCGAAAAGCGAAACAAGGTGATTCCCAAGACAGTCCTGCAAAAAAACGGCAGGGAAATTCTCTTTCACGACATTTTCACCAGCGGCATCGTTTACCTGGATATCGCTTTCAATTTGCACACACTCCCCCAGAAGTATCTGCCGTACATCCCCCTCTTTGGCCGCAGCCTGGTGGAAATGGGCACGGAAAAAGAAGATTTCGTGGCGCTTAGCCAGCGGATCAGCGCCAAAACCGGCGGGCTCAGAACCGAAGTCTTCACCTCAGCGGTCCAGGACAGCAAGAAGGCCAGAACCTGCATGATACTGCGGGGCAAAAGCATGCTGACGCAAACAGAAGATCTTCTGAACATTTTGCAGGATGTGCTCCTCAGGGGGCAACTGGACAATCGCGAACGCTTTCGACAAATGGTCATGGAGGAGAAGGCCAGGCAGGAACAGAAGCTAGTCCCCAATGGGCATCAGATCGTCAATATCCGATTGCGTTCTCACTTCGGCGAAGCGGATTGGGCTGCGGAACAGATGAGCGGGATCAGCTACCTGTTTTTCATCCGCCAACTTGCCCGCCAGGTGGATTCGGACTGGCCGGGCGTGCTCCACACCCTCGAGGAAATCCGGCGCATTTTGGTCAACCGCAATGAGATGCTTTTCAATGTGACTCTCGATGCATCGAATTTTTCGCGGTTTGAACCGCAACTGGCAAACTTTATGGAGACCCTCCCCGCTGCTGCCTCCTCCGAAGTCGAATGGGCACCGGAACACCCGCCCGAATTCGAAGGGCTGATGATCCCCGCCCAGGTGAACTACGTCGGAAAAGGCGCCAACCTTTACGATCTGGGTTACCGTTTTCATGGCTCGACTCAAGTGATAACGGGATATCTGAGGACGTCCTGGCTGTGGGAACGCATCCGGGTTCAGGGCGGCGCCTATGGGGCTTTCTGCCTTTTCGACCGGCATTCGGGGATGTTCACCTTCGTTTCCTATCGCGATCCCAATCTCTTGAAAACCCTCAATAATTTCGATCAGGCTTCGGAATTCCTGCGCCATGCGGATCTGAACGAAGACGAGCTCACCAAGGGCATCATTGGAGCCATCGGAAACATGGACTCATACTATCTGCCCGACGCCAAGGGGTACATGTCCATGCTGCGCCACATCACGGGCGATACAGACGAAATCCGCCAGAAGATCCGGGATGAAGTGCTGTCGACCACCGCCGCGGACTTCAGGGCCTTCGCCGATATACTCGACGAGGTGAAGAAAAGAGGCATTGTGAAGGTGCTGGGCTCCCAGTCTGCGATGGAAGAAACCGATTCCGAACGCCCTGGATGGCTCAACCTATTGAAAGTACTATAGCCGTGTAATGGTGAGGTGAAAATCAGGCTAAATCGATCCGCATATTACGTAGATTGCACAGGCTGAACAGTCTTCTACCAACCCAAGATAAAAGGTTTTTTTATCTGCGAAAATTTGCGTGATCTGCGGATAAGAATGGGATGAAAAAGTTTTACTGCCATCCTCCGATTTTCATTATGCCAGCCGTGTACTCCACGTATCCTGAAGAGAACGGCAATCGATTGCCCGGTCAGGATGATACGTACAGGTGGTCAGGGTACGACATAGGTTACCTTCAACCGAGGAGCTTCGGCTGATGAAGCGTCATCCCCGTGAAATTGTATGAAATCATGAGCAGAACCCTTATCCGTGGCGGGTAAAAAGTGGACTCGCAACTGTATCAAACCTCCCTTGTTGATCGCCCGAAGCCCTTCCTCATTGAACAACCCTTTGGAACGAAAACCATTTTTCTTCGGGCGAGTCAAACGGGCGGCACGCCGCACCGCCGCCTCCGCCTGGAAATCACTCTTTTCAAGTCCCGCTGAACCGAAAGTACCTGAAGCGACATCTACAAAGCAGGTTCTGAAAGTTTCAAAGGGATCGGTTTTCGATGCTTTCATCCGCGTCAGGATGAGCTTGGCGGAGGTGACCACCGCATTCTCCGGGATATCGCTGGTATCGAAGGAAAGGATACTCTTGAGTTGACGATTGGCCGCATCGTCTCCAACGCGCAAACTGCCATTTTTCCTGATGGCCCCTCCTCTAAGAGAACCCTCGGAAGACTCCCTTACCCAACCATCCCGGTCCGCCTGCGAGTAAAGAGTCGTGGTTACCGTCTTCGACTTGACGAAATAATAAGCGTTGAGCGCATGAATCAGTCCGTAACCATACTTGTTGTCAGGTCCACTGCTTCCCAAATCGGTCGAAGAAAAAGTCAACGCCTGCTCCAGGGTCTGAACCGGCAAACCGGGGAATGCGCTCAGGAGCAAGGCCATGGCTCCAGCCACATGGGGAGCCGAAAATGAAGTTCCGGATACAACGGCATACGATCCCGGAATCCCGCCAAGAGAGAGGTCTGAAGATGTGATGGCAGATCCCGGGGCCACCACCCGGGGATAGATGGAGCCATCACAGGAGGAAGGACCACGGCTGCTGAAATCGGAGAGATGATTCGATCTATCGATGGCGCCCACAGAAAGAATGCCGGCATTATTGGCCGGAGCCGAACTCGTTGCGGGCTGGGGACCATCGTTTCCTGCCGAAAACACCACTGCGATTCCCGACGCCTTCAAAGCATGAATGTCAGACTCGTATTCCTTGATGCATAAGTCCTCCGCCTTGGAAAAGCCCCAGGAATTGTTTAAAACGTCCGGGGCATCATCCGTATCAGGATTGCCGTCCGGATCCAAAAGCCATTGGAAGCCCTGATGGATGGCGCTGGCTCTGGCGTTTCCGTCGTCATCAAATATCTTGACAGCAATCCAGTTCGCTTTTGGAGCCACACCGATAGCCGTTCCACCA
This region of Desulforhabdus amnigena genomic DNA includes:
- a CDS encoding PAS domain-containing protein, with translation MSNHEWVKEFPGTITVCDSEGIILEMNDAAIEAFKKNGGEKLIGTNLLDCHPEPARSKLKKLLATQRENTYTIEKNGVKKFIHQVPWYENGEYRGFVEFSLKIPAQIPHFVRDNT
- a CDS encoding MBL fold metallo-hydrolase gives rise to the protein MRVVFLGVGEACDERYANTSIWLRTETDGLQRSVLLDCGFTVPSLYWRQTTNPDDLDALWISHFHGDHFFGVPALLLRFWETKREKPLTILGQSGVEDMVRRTMELAYPHFLQKLMYPLEFITAEPTREILAVGLKWQFALNGHGQRDLAVRIEDGAHSVFYSGDGLPTPETAALAEGCDLVIHEAFRMEGVTPGHGTVRECIDFSRRARAASLALVHLQRDERKERFSDILNLLKGIEDIQVLLPEPGDELNL
- a CDS encoding histone deacetylase family protein; this translates as MQVITHQDFLEEYTMDPAAAPGRIECILKAVEGEVVFEEAFPAGYDDILAVHTKGHVQSVERRRLYNIAALAAGGAVQAAEKGLSEPCFALVRPPGHHASADSSWGFCYFNNMAIALEHLKRNGLIKTAHILDFDMHYGDGTVSILEHKGYVTIHNPDSDDRLIYLDEVARKLASVEVDIIGVSAGFDNHVEDWGRVLLTEDYRTMGRMVLERCRKLGAGCFAVLEGGYNHEVLGQNVLAFLKGLKGD
- the ettA gene encoding energy-dependent translational throttle protein EttA; translation: MSNEPNKVIYSMIGVSKYYDKKPVLKDIYLSYFYGAKIGVLGLNGSGKSSLLRILAGVDKEFNGKTVISPGYTVGYLEQEPQLDPSRTVREIVEEGVQETVDLMKEYNLINEKFAEPMSDEEMDRLIQKQGEVQEKLDALDAWDLDSRLEMAMDALRCPPGDTPVKVLSGGEKRRVALCRLLLKKPDILLLDEPTNHLDAESVAWLEHHLQRYEGTIIAVTHDRYFLDNVAGWILELDRGQGIPWQGNYSSWLEQKQARLQQEEKVESERQKTLKRELEWIRMSPKGRHAKAKARIKSYEELLGQEGEKRSKDLEIYIPPGPRLGKMVIEVENVSKAFGNTLLMEGLTFNLPPGGIVGVIGPNGAGKTTLFRMITGQEQPDSGTFRIGDSVKLAYVDQSREALNPEKSTWEAIADGEDTIQLGSRQVNARAYAARFNFSGADQQKKVGMLSGGERNRVHLARMLKSGANVLLLDEPTNDLDVNTMRALEEALENFAGCAVVISHDRWFLDRIATHILAFEGDSKVVWFDGNYSEYEADRKARLGAAAEQPHRIKYRQMTRD
- a CDS encoding PilZ domain-containing protein is translated as MPKDDRPNTPVENARQGEKRHHFRVDDFLPVTLKKVSGDCSCMKARIISGFRSGSDASTAYDDMLQDSVNPKIWKMLVEINTKLNLILDQFCLEREGLNKVERQVVSLSASGLRTKASERFEIGDFVEIGIYLPTNVPLWIAVYGKVMRNKEISPNEYEVAVRFCEMDEEIRDKIFQYTLKRQREIIRTRDLECM
- a CDS encoding insulinase family protein, which encodes MTITHGFELVREENIEELKTRARLYRHIQTGAELLSLSNDDENKVFGISFRTPPKDSTGVAHILEHSVLCGSRKYPVKEPFVELLKGSLKTFLNAFTYPDKTCYPVASQNVQDFYNLVDVYLDAVFYPRITPFVLQQEGWHLELENPDLPLTYKGVVYNEMKGAYSSPDNVLAEFSQQSIFPDNTYGLDSGGNPKEIPNLTFEQFKEFHEKYYHPSNARIFFCGDDDPDERLRLVNEYLKEFQKIAPDSQVQLQRPFDAPRRIVRSFASGREDSAGGEAASKGMITVNWLLPETTDPELNLSFQILQYVLLGMPGSPLRKALIDSGLGDDLAGVGLESDLRQMYFSTGLKGIAIENADRIEALILDTLSRMAKDGIDRQTIEAALNTIEFRLRENNTGSFPRGLVLMLRSLTTWLYDGNPFSLLAFEAPLAAVKSRLKSGAPYFEKLIEEYFLNNSHRTTLVLTPDPKLAEKEEADERARLAAIRESMTSEQLKNVVENTHALQRLQETPDPPEALATIPTLKISDLEKRNKVIPKTVLQKNGREILFHDIFTSGIVYLDIAFNLHTLPQKYLPYIPLFGRSLVEMGTEKEDFVALSQRISAKTGGLRTEVFTSAVQDSKKARTCMILRGKSMLTQTEDLLNILQDVLLRGQLDNRERFRQMVMEEKARQEQKLVPNGHQIVNIRLRSHFGEADWAAEQMSGISYLFFIRQLARQVDSDWPGVLHTLEEIRRILVNRNEMLFNVTLDASNFSRFEPQLANFMETLPAAASSEVEWAPEHPPEFEGLMIPAQVNYVGKGANLYDLGYRFHGSTQVITGYLRTSWLWERIRVQGGAYGAFCLFDRHSGMFTFVSYRDPNLLKTLNNFDQASEFLRHADLNEDELTKGIIGAIGNMDSYYLPDAKGYMSMLRHITGDTDEIRQKIRDEVLSTTAADFRAFADILDEVKKRGIVKVLGSQSAMEETDSERPGWLNLLKVL
- a CDS encoding S8 family serine peptidase, with translation MSWFAWVMTFFVLFLVPAVNAAVLNPDVASSLKSRRPDEKISVIVTLADQAVIGQFSEMPRRLRRAAIIKSLKEKAEHSQMPLRTFLQNRGIKKSIQLWLINGMALTAGADVIRELANDPRVDEIRMDAVIPLAHVTYTATTVAEWNIDRIHARDLWDLGFEGQKITVATMDSGVDGSHPDLAGCWRGGSNSWFDPYGRYAQPHDSDGHGTLVTGILVGGNGGGTAIGVAPKANWIAVKIFDDDGNARASAIHQGFQWLLDPDGNPDTDDAPDVLNNSWGFSKAEDLCIKEYESDIHALKASGIAVVFSAGNDGPQPATSSAPANNAGILSVGAIDRSNHLSDFSSRGPSSCDGSIYPRVVAPGSAITSSDLSLGGIPGSYAVVSGTSFSAPHVAGAMALLLSAFPGLPVQTLEQALTFSSTDLGSSGPDNKYGYGLIHALNAYYFVKSKTVTTTLYSQADRDGWVRESSEGSLRGGAIRKNGSLRVGDDAANRQLKSILSFDTSDIPENAVVTSAKLILTRMKASKTDPFETFRTCFVDVASGTFGSAGLEKSDFQAEAAVRRAARLTRPKKNGFRSKGLFNEEGLRAINKGGLIQLRVHFLPATDKGSAHDFIQFHGDDASSAEAPRLKVTYVVP